In Erythrobacter sp. F6033, a single genomic region encodes these proteins:
- a CDS encoding branched-chain amino acid aminotransferase, whose product MNFTRIPHPAPTHDNVRKAAIADPGFGTVFTDHMVTIDYDAAKGGWHSAKIGPREAISLDPAASVLHYAQEIFEGMKAFPHADGGLSLFRPEENARRFNASARRMAMPEIPEELFLDAVKLAVETDADWMPAVEGGSLYIRPFMFASEAFLGVRPATQYKFVVILVSSGNYFKNGVNPVKIWVSQDYVRAAPGGTGAAKTGGNYAASLVPQAEAIAQGCDQVVFLDAIEKKWVEELGGMNLFFIRSDGSVITPELTGTILPGITRDSLIAMLREEGLDVREEPYSIQQWREEAENGTLLETLACGTAAVVTPVGTVASPAGEFTIGTGGIGQMANKMRERLVDLQHGRVEDKHGWVTRI is encoded by the coding sequence ATGAATTTCACACGCATCCCTCACCCCGCCCCGACACATGACAATGTGCGCAAAGCGGCGATTGCAGACCCCGGTTTTGGCACTGTGTTCACCGATCACATGGTCACGATTGACTATGACGCGGCAAAGGGCGGCTGGCACAGCGCAAAGATCGGACCGCGCGAAGCGATCAGCTTAGATCCGGCGGCCAGTGTGCTTCATTACGCGCAGGAAATTTTCGAAGGTATGAAAGCCTTTCCCCATGCGGATGGCGGATTGTCGCTGTTCCGGCCCGAAGAAAACGCGCGGCGCTTTAATGCCAGCGCGCGACGCATGGCGATGCCGGAAATTCCCGAAGAGCTGTTTCTCGACGCTGTGAAGCTGGCCGTAGAAACAGACGCGGACTGGATGCCTGCTGTCGAAGGCGGGTCGCTCTATATCCGCCCGTTTATGTTCGCATCCGAGGCGTTTCTGGGCGTGCGGCCCGCGACGCAGTACAAGTTCGTGGTGATCCTCGTATCGTCGGGCAATTACTTCAAAAACGGCGTCAATCCGGTGAAAATCTGGGTGTCACAGGACTATGTCCGCGCGGCCCCCGGCGGCACCGGCGCGGCGAAGACTGGCGGCAATTACGCCGCCTCTCTGGTTCCTCAGGCAGAGGCGATTGCCCAAGGCTGCGATCAAGTCGTGTTCTTGGACGCGATTGAGAAGAAATGGGTCGAGGAACTGGGCGGGATGAACCTGTTCTTCATCCGATCCGATGGCAGCGTGATTACGCCTGAACTGACGGGGACAATCCTGCCGGGCATCACCCGCGACAGCCTGATCGCGATGCTGCGCGAAGAAGGCCTCGACGTGCGCGAAGAGCCCTATTCGATCCAGCAATGGCGCGAAGAAGCGGAGAACGGGACGCTGCTCGAAACTCTCGCCTGCGGCACGGCGGCGGTCGTTACTCCTGTCGGCACAGTGGCCTCACCAGCGGGCGAGTTCACAATCGGCACCGGCGGCATTGGCCAGATGGCCAACAAAATGCGCGAGCGTCTGGTCGATCTGCAGCATGGCCGCGTTGAGGACAAACATGGCTGGGTCACGCGGATTTGA
- a CDS encoding rhodanese-related sulfurtransferase: MTDAPIQVAALYCFAPFDDPAVHQLPLQEVCEGAGTKGTILLAPEGVNGTIAGAPDAIKAVLDHIRSLPGCAEFDVKFSHADEMPFNRMKVRLKREIVTMGEPDIDPLNSVGRYVAPEDWNDLISDPDTIVIDTRNDYEVAVGTFEGAVDPKTKSFREFPTWFREHREELLEGKKKVAMFCTGGIRCEKSTSFLRAEGIEDVFHLKGGILKYLETVPEEDSKWEGECFVFDQRVAVKHGLELGSYGQCFACRMPLTEEEMASDDYAPGISCPHCIHERGEEQRARYAERQRQQQLAKQRGETHVGASPKGAQNDTAKLSDGGWEANFPQGLSPDANSQRGGE; this comes from the coding sequence ATGACTGACGCCCCTATCCAAGTTGCCGCGCTGTATTGCTTCGCGCCTTTTGACGATCCCGCTGTGCATCAATTGCCCTTGCAGGAAGTGTGTGAGGGCGCCGGTACGAAGGGCACTATCCTGCTGGCCCCGGAAGGCGTGAACGGCACCATCGCAGGCGCACCGGATGCGATCAAAGCGGTGCTGGATCATATCCGCTCCCTGCCCGGGTGCGCCGAATTTGATGTGAAATTCAGCCACGCCGACGAAATGCCCTTCAACCGGATGAAGGTGCGGCTGAAACGCGAAATCGTTACCATGGGCGAACCGGATATTGACCCGCTGAACAGTGTGGGCCGCTACGTCGCGCCAGAGGATTGGAACGATCTTATCAGCGATCCTGACACGATCGTGATCGACACCCGCAACGATTATGAAGTCGCGGTTGGCACATTCGAAGGGGCGGTTGATCCGAAAACCAAGTCTTTCCGCGAATTTCCGACATGGTTCCGCGAACACCGCGAAGAATTGCTTGAGGGCAAAAAGAAGGTCGCGATGTTCTGCACTGGGGGCATTCGCTGTGAAAAATCGACCAGCTTTCTGCGCGCAGAGGGGATTGAGGATGTCTTCCACCTGAAAGGCGGCATCCTGAAATATCTCGAAACGGTGCCCGAAGAAGACAGCAAATGGGAAGGCGAATGCTTCGTCTTTGACCAACGCGTTGCCGTGAAGCACGGGCTGGAGCTCGGATCATACGGCCAATGCTTTGCCTGCCGCATGCCATTGACCGAGGAAGAGATGGCGTCGGACGATTACGCTCCGGGCATCAGCTGCCCGCATTGCATCCACGAGCGCGGCGAGGAACAGCGCGCCCGCTATGCCGAACGCCAACGTCAGCAGCAACTCGCCAAACAGCGCGGCGAAACGCATGTGGGGGCAAGCCCCAAAGGCGCACAAAATGACACGGCCAAACTGTCCGATGGCGGATGGGAAGCGAACTTCCCGCAAGGCCTTTCGCCCGATGCAAATTCGCAAAGGGGCGGTGAATGA
- a CDS encoding TlyA family RNA methyltransferase: MTKHDQSSKKSAKAQKKARVDHLLVERELVESRTRAQALIMAGVVFVGEAKVEKPGQQVPSDAVLEVRGRDHPWVSRGGIKLAHAIEHFELDPTGVVAMDVGSSTGGFTDVLLTNGASHVFAVDSGTNQLAWKLRQDDRVTVYEQTSARILTADQIDKPVNWVVCDASFISLAKVLERPLELAQPQCRLVALIKPQFEVAREEVGKGGVVRDPALHARVCNEVREWLQGLAWDIEGIVESPIRGPQGNVEFLISAIRNA; this comes from the coding sequence ATGACCAAACACGACCAATCCTCGAAAAAATCGGCCAAAGCGCAAAAGAAAGCGCGGGTTGACCACTTGCTGGTCGAAAGAGAGCTGGTGGAAAGCCGCACACGCGCGCAGGCTCTTATTATGGCCGGCGTGGTTTTTGTTGGCGAGGCGAAGGTTGAAAAGCCGGGGCAGCAAGTGCCGTCTGACGCAGTGCTGGAAGTGCGCGGGCGCGATCATCCGTGGGTCAGTCGCGGCGGCATTAAATTGGCACACGCGATCGAGCATTTTGAGCTCGACCCCACAGGTGTGGTCGCGATGGATGTAGGCAGCTCCACTGGCGGTTTTACCGATGTGCTGCTCACAAACGGGGCGAGCCATGTCTTTGCAGTCGATAGCGGGACCAATCAGCTCGCATGGAAACTGCGCCAGGATGACCGCGTCACGGTTTACGAGCAAACCAGCGCGCGCATTCTAACCGCCGATCAGATCGATAAACCGGTCAATTGGGTGGTGTGCGATGCGAGCTTTATCAGCCTGGCCAAAGTGCTTGAGCGACCGCTAGAACTGGCTCAGCCGCAATGCCGTCTGGTGGCGCTGATCAAACCGCAATTCGAGGTCGCGCGCGAAGAAGTGGGCAAAGGCGGGGTGGTTCGCGATCCGGCGCTTCATGCCCGCGTTTGCAATGAAGTTCGCGAATGGCTCCAGGGGCTTGCCTGGGACATCGAAGGCATTGTCGAAAGCCCGATCAGAGGGCCACAAGGCAATGTTGAGTTTCTGATCAGCGCGATCCGCAATGCGTAA
- a CDS encoding NAD(P)H-dependent oxidoreductase, with amino-acid sequence MSNILHISASIRGDESVSNALGTALVKGLAAKSGASVTTRDLSKNDVPFVSANRFEANLTPAEDRTPDQQDLAHFSDTLIAELMAADTIVIAAPIYNFGVPATVKAWADMVARAGTTFKYTENGPVGLLEGKKAFITVASGGTPVGSDMDFATSWLTFFLGFLGIKDVELIAADGIMGADGEAKIAAAHAKVAEVAA; translated from the coding sequence ATGTCCAACATTCTGCATATCTCGGCTTCCATCCGCGGCGATGAAAGCGTCTCGAACGCGCTTGGCACGGCGCTTGTCAAAGGCCTCGCCGCCAAATCCGGGGCCAGCGTCACGACCCGCGATCTTTCCAAAAACGATGTCCCGTTCGTTTCGGCAAACCGGTTTGAGGCGAACCTTACACCAGCGGAAGATCGCACTCCCGATCAGCAAGACCTGGCGCATTTCTCTGACACTTTGATCGCGGAATTAATGGCTGCAGATACCATCGTCATCGCAGCCCCGATCTACAATTTCGGCGTTCCCGCCACCGTCAAAGCATGGGCCGATATGGTTGCCCGCGCCGGGACCACGTTCAAGTATACCGAAAACGGCCCTGTCGGTTTGCTCGAAGGCAAGAAGGCCTTCATCACCGTCGCATCCGGCGGCACTCCTGTTGGTAGCGATATGGACTTCGCGACCAGTTGGCTGACATTCTTCCTCGGCTTTCTCGGCATCAAAGATGTTGAGTTGATCGCAGCCGATGGCATCATGGGTGCAGATGGCGAAGCAAAGATCGCCGCTGCACACGCCAAAGTTGCCGAAGTCGCCGCCTGA
- a CDS encoding STAS/SEC14 domain-containing protein, whose amino-acid sequence MDTLDASFSVVPHIERREVHWTVEGLFDEPTSRALQKALFKASQPLIEDSEGFRVIADMRNFAVQPREIASIIEETQVGSANLGVRKMAVLYSSMLVKQQIRRVSKTMEIEFFHDRADALEWLRAN is encoded by the coding sequence ATGGACACGTTGGACGCCAGCTTTTCAGTCGTACCGCATATCGAGCGGCGCGAAGTGCATTGGACCGTTGAAGGACTCTTCGACGAACCGACATCGCGCGCGCTTCAGAAAGCTTTGTTTAAGGCATCACAACCGCTGATCGAAGATAGCGAAGGCTTCCGGGTGATCGCGGATATGCGCAATTTTGCCGTTCAGCCGCGCGAAATTGCCAGCATCATCGAAGAAACTCAGGTCGGCTCGGCCAATCTGGGTGTTCGCAAGATGGCTGTGCTGTATTCTTCGATGCTGGTGAAACAGCAAATCCGGCGCGTGTCCAAAACGATGGAAATCGAATTTTTTCATGATCGCGCAGACGCTCTCGAATGGCTACGCGCGAATTGA
- a CDS encoding DoxX family protein, translating into MNTRMQNIFALIGRLLLAALFILAGVNKLTGMEGTVGYIASVGLPFPELVYFATVALEIGGGLLLAVGYKARYAAFALGIFTVLTAVIFHNDFSQQIEMTLFLKNLAIAGGMFAVAAFGPGNISVDRG; encoded by the coding sequence ATGAACACACGAATGCAAAACATCTTCGCCCTGATCGGTCGCCTCTTGCTGGCCGCTCTCTTCATCCTCGCCGGCGTCAACAAACTTACCGGCATGGAAGGCACGGTGGGCTATATCGCCTCTGTCGGCCTGCCATTCCCGGAATTGGTCTATTTCGCGACAGTCGCCCTTGAAATCGGCGGCGGATTGCTTCTCGCTGTGGGATACAAGGCGCGTTACGCAGCTTTTGCTCTTGGTATCTTCACCGTGCTGACCGCTGTCATTTTCCACAATGACTTCAGCCAGCAGATCGAAATGACGTTGTTCCTTAAGAACCTTGCGATTGCAGGCGGCATGTTCGCTGTCGCAGCCTTCGGCCCGGGCAACATCTCCGTCGACCGGGGCTGA
- a CDS encoding glutathione S-transferase — protein MSALPVLYSFRRCPYAMRARMALWIAGITVELREVKLANKPPQLAEASPKATVPVLVLEDGTVIDESIAIMRWALAQNDPEGWLDGDNAALINGNDGAFKHHLDRYKYPTRYTDDPDQGKVDHRTEGLAILQDLDMGLARHAQLCGAKRTLTDIALFPFIRQFANTNRDWFDEQPIPHIQAWLEDHLSSDLFKAVMPKFAPWEAGDDAIRFGP, from the coding sequence ATGAGCGCCCTGCCCGTCCTCTATTCCTTTCGCCGCTGCCCCTATGCGATGCGCGCGCGAATGGCGCTTTGGATCGCGGGCATCACCGTCGAATTGCGCGAGGTTAAGCTGGCCAACAAACCGCCGCAACTTGCCGAGGCTTCGCCCAAGGCGACTGTGCCTGTGCTGGTGCTCGAAGACGGAACCGTTATTGATGAAAGCATCGCAATCATGCGCTGGGCGCTCGCTCAGAACGATCCCGAAGGCTGGCTGGATGGGGATAATGCGGCGCTGATCAACGGGAATGACGGCGCTTTCAAGCATCACCTCGATCGCTACAAATACCCCACGCGCTACACCGATGATCCCGACCAGGGGAAAGTGGATCACCGCACAGAAGGCCTCGCGATCCTGCAAGATCTCGATATGGGGTTGGCGCGCCACGCGCAGCTATGCGGAGCCAAACGCACACTCACCGATATCGCGCTGTTTCCGTTTATCCGGCAGTTCGCGAATACGAACCGCGACTGGTTCGATGAACAGCCGATCCCGCACATTCAGGCGTGGCTAGAGGATCACCTCTCCTCGGACCTGTTCAAAGCGGTAATGCCGAAATTTGCGCCCTGGGAAGCCGGCGACGATGCGATACGGTTCGGACCTTAG
- a CDS encoding LysR family transcriptional regulator — protein sequence MRLGDPTLDQLRIFLSVVEHGSFGGAARATNRAVSAISYGIAQLEAQLAVSLFEREGSRKPVLTEAGEGLLAEARSVTDRVDALLAKTRSLHAGLESDLGLVLDVMLPGEVTARVLGEFRRMFPTVALKLNIEGLGAVAECLLDDRAQVAIGGPVIGDHPSLERQHIGGVELLPVAAPDHPLAAKSIAPGESRKHLQLVLADRSDLTQGREFSVLSPLTWRLGDLSAKHSLLKEGLGWGNMPRAMVADDLKEGRLVELDLPEKPGDHYPLSALWRRDDRLGPAASWLIDAFRDGLAD from the coding sequence ATGAGGTTAGGCGATCCCACTCTTGATCAGTTGCGCATATTCCTAAGCGTCGTGGAGCATGGCAGCTTTGGCGGAGCGGCGCGGGCGACGAACCGGGCAGTTTCGGCCATCAGTTACGGGATCGCGCAATTGGAGGCGCAGTTGGCTGTGTCGCTTTTTGAACGGGAGGGTTCGCGCAAACCTGTGCTGACGGAAGCGGGCGAGGGGCTGCTGGCAGAGGCGCGTTCGGTGACGGACCGGGTCGATGCGCTGCTCGCCAAAACGCGTTCGCTCCATGCCGGGCTGGAAAGCGATCTGGGGCTGGTCCTTGATGTGATGCTGCCCGGCGAAGTGACTGCGCGCGTGCTAGGCGAATTTCGCCGGATGTTTCCGACCGTCGCGCTCAAACTCAACATCGAAGGGTTGGGAGCCGTTGCGGAATGCTTGCTGGATGACCGTGCGCAAGTGGCCATCGGTGGTCCCGTAATCGGAGATCATCCTTCCCTTGAGCGCCAGCATATCGGGGGGGTTGAACTGCTTCCGGTGGCGGCGCCCGATCACCCGCTTGCCGCAAAAAGCATCGCGCCGGGCGAAAGCCGGAAGCACCTGCAGCTTGTGCTCGCGGACAGATCAGACCTTACGCAGGGCCGCGAGTTTTCTGTGCTGAGCCCGCTGACATGGCGGCTGGGCGATCTCAGTGCAAAACACTCGCTGCTGAAAGAAGGGCTGGGCTGGGGCAATATGCCGCGCGCCATGGTAGCCGATGATCTTAAAGAGGGGCGGTTGGTGGAGCTTGATCTGCCCGAAAAGCCGGGCGATCATTACCCGCTTAGCGCGCTATGGCGCCGGGATGACCGTTTGGGCCCAGCAGCAAGCTGGCTGATTGATGCGTTCCGCGACGGACTCGCTGACTAG
- a CDS encoding pirin family protein — translation MIELRPFNTLGAANHGWLDAYHHFSFASYHDPARVNWGNLRVWNDDAIAPGQGFPTHPHEDMEIITYVRKGAITHRDSMGNEGRTEAGDVQVMSAGNGVRHSEYNLEDEETTLFQIWIIPDERGGEPSWGAKAFPKGDRAGQFVPLATSTANDNDRAEGALPIRTDARVLGATIKAGESVTYTPKSADRHLYLVPAVGSVKVDDVTANARDGVAITQLESVTITALEDSEVVLVDAA, via the coding sequence ATGATCGAACTTCGTCCATTCAACACCCTTGGCGCCGCCAATCACGGTTGGCTCGATGCGTATCATCACTTTTCCTTTGCGAGCTATCACGATCCTGCCCGCGTGAACTGGGGCAATCTGCGCGTCTGGAATGATGATGCCATCGCACCGGGCCAGGGTTTCCCCACCCACCCGCACGAGGACATGGAAATCATCACCTATGTTCGCAAAGGGGCCATCACCCACCGCGACAGCATGGGCAATGAAGGCCGCACCGAGGCGGGCGATGTGCAAGTGATGAGTGCAGGCAACGGCGTGCGCCATTCGGAATACAATCTGGAGGATGAGGAAACGACCCTGTTCCAGATCTGGATCATTCCCGATGAGCGCGGCGGTGAGCCAAGCTGGGGCGCAAAGGCGTTTCCGAAAGGCGATCGTGCAGGTCAATTCGTGCCGCTGGCCACCAGCACCGCGAATGACAATGACCGGGCCGAAGGCGCTCTGCCAATCCGCACCGATGCCCGCGTGCTCGGCGCAACGATCAAAGCCGGTGAAAGCGTCACCTACACGCCGAAATCCGCCGACCGTCACCTTTATCTGGTGCCAGCCGTCGGATCCGTGAAGGTCGATGACGTAACCGCCAATGCCCGCGACGGCGTTGCAATCACCCAGCTGGAGAGCGTGACTATTACCGCTCTCGAAGACAGCGAAGTGGTGCTCGTAGACGCCGCATAA